The sequence CTGCAACGGCCCCTCGGCCAGTTCGATGGGTTCGGGCAGGACGAGACAGAAGTTTTTCGTCACCGCCTTGCCGGCCGGCCACGGGGCGACCAACCGGCCCTGCTCGAGCTCCGCGTCGATGTACAGGCGCGGCACCAGCGCGACACCCAGGCCGGCCAGCGCCGCTTCGATCAGCATCGAATGCAGATCGTAGCGCGCGCCCACCGCCGAATTGGTCAGCACGATGCCGGACTCCTGCGCATAAGCCTGCCATGCGTCCGGGTTCTGTCGCCGGTGAAGTCGCGGCAGCGCATCCAGCGACGGATTCGCCCCGGCGCCCGCGAGCAGCGCCGGACTGCAGATGGGCACCAGCACCTCCTCCAGCAGCGGATGCAGATGCATCCCCTCCCATGCCGGGTGCTCGAAATGAATGGCTGCGTCGAAGCCGCTCCCCGCCAGCAGGAACGGCTCCATCCGCTCGGCGATATGCACCGTGATGTTCGGATGCCGGTCCTGAAAGTGTTTCAGCCGGGGGATCAGCCAGCGGGTGGCAAAGGTTGGAATGGCGGCGATATCGATGCTTGCGCCTTCGATCGGCTGCCCCATCAGGTACAGGCTGTCCCGTTCGAGCCGATCCAGGATCTCGCGAACCTGCACCGCGTATCGCGCACCGTTCGGCGCAAGCCGCACCCGATTGCCGATCCGCTCGAACAGCGTGACGCCCAGGAACGCCTCCAGCCGGCCGATCTGACGGCTGACGGCGCCCTCCGTCCGCGCCAGTTCCTCGGCGGCGCGGGCAAAGCTGCCGTGCCGGGCCGCGGCTTCAAACGCCTGGAGTGCGGAATTGCTTGGGATCTTGCGGGACATGGGCGTCTCGTTGGTCGGGGTGTGTTTGCCATCAGCTTGATCAAATGTCACTGAAGGCTGACTTTATTTCGTTTTATCGCGCGAAATGGCGAGCTTAGCATTACGTTACTGCACTGAGCATCGCAATTCCCGGATGGATGTGCATCCTGCCCAAAGGACAATCCAATGATCTACACCGTGGAATGCAGCTTCGCCGACCTCGACAGCGAAGCCGAATGGAACGACTTCTACAGCCTTGAAAAGCTGCCCGCCCTGATCTCGGTGACGGGGTTTCACACGTCGCAGCGATTCAAGGCGATCACGGGCGGTTGCCCGGTCTATCTGGCGATCCACACGATCGACGGCCTCGATGTCCTCACCGGCGACGAATATCGCCGGAAAGGCGGCGGCAATTTCGCGAAGTGGCAGCAACACATCACCGACTGGCATCGGAATCTCTACAGCGATATCGGCTTTGCGCCGGCGGTAAAGGAAGGTGAACACCTCGCCCTGAGTGCCGGCGGGCCGGATTCGCTGATTCGGTTGGGCCTCGAACCGCTGGCCATGCAGGCCGTCGCGCTGGAGAAGTTTCCGGAGCGCCGCTGGCTCGCCGTCGTGCCGCGGAACAGCGCGCGGCTGGTCGAGGCGCTCCCGGAAGGCATACACCTGTACGCGCCGATGACCGAGCAACTGACAAGCACACGCTCCCTTTCGGCTACACAGGAGTAGACCGCGATGCCGAATGTCACTTTCTCGATCGATGCAACGCGGATGCCGGCTGATGAAAGCCTTGCCGGGCTGTCGCGCGATTGCGTCGAGCTCTGTACGCATGTGCTCGAGGCCGAGCTCAAGAACGTCCACGTCATTTTTCTGCCGGTTCGGCATGGGCATGGTCATCCCGTCTTCGCGGACATCCGGTATCGCGCCGGGACGGCTCGCACACCGGCGGTCATGGAACGGTTCATGGAAGCGCTGGATCAGGCGATCGTTCACCGCACGGGCCTGACGGCGCGCATTCGGTGTTTTGGTTACACCGCGTCGAACATTCACGCTCGCAATTAGCCGTTTCGGAGAAACACGATGTCCACTCTTCCCTTTCCTGTTCAGCAAGTCGGGGATGTCACGATTACCGCCATCAGCGACGGATATCTCACTGCCAGTCTCGACTTCCTGTCGAATATCGATTCGGATGACGCATCAAAAATTCAGCGGGATGCTGGACAAAAGGAGCCGGCGGCGGTGCATATCAATTGCTACGTCGTACGCGGAGCCGGCCGCACCGTGCTCATTGATGGCGGGGCTGGCGGGTTCAAACAATGGGGTGGCCAACTCCGGACGAACCTGGTGCTGGCCGGTATCGAACCCGTTGCGATCGACACCATCCTGCTGACCCACGCGCATCCCGATCACGTTGGAGGGCTGGTCGATGGTGCGGGACAGGTGGCGTTTCCGAATGCGGAACTGGTTGTGCATCAGCGAGAGGTCAGGTTCTGGCAGGACGACGGAAATCTCAGTCGTGCCAGCGAGCGGGCTCGCGGCAACTTTGCGAAGGCGCGTCAG comes from Burkholderia lata and encodes:
- a CDS encoding LysR substrate-binding domain-containing protein — translated: MSRKIPSNSALQAFEAAARHGSFARAAEELARTEGAVSRQIGRLEAFLGVTLFERIGNRVRLAPNGARYAVQVREILDRLERDSLYLMGQPIEGASIDIAAIPTFATRWLIPRLKHFQDRHPNITVHIAERMEPFLLAGSGFDAAIHFEHPAWEGMHLHPLLEEVLVPICSPALLAGAGANPSLDALPRLHRRQNPDAWQAYAQESGIVLTNSAVGARYDLHSMLIEAALAGLGVALVPRLYIDAELEQGRLVAPWPAGKAVTKNFCLVLPEPIELAEGPLQAFATWMLNEARGLAPHGSA
- a CDS encoding MBL fold metallo-hydrolase, with product MSTLPFPVQQVGDVTITAISDGYLTASLDFLSNIDSDDASKIQRDAGQKEPAAVHINCYVVRGAGRTVLIDGGAGGFKQWGGQLRTNLVLAGIEPVAIDTILLTHAHPDHVGGLVDGAGQVAFPNAELVVHQREVRFWQDDGNLSRASERARGNFAKARQVFDAYGDRLRMFADADGHVLPGISALPLPGHTDGHTGYVIEARDRGLLVWGDVVHFPHIQIQRPDVSIAFDHDASLAVATRARLLDQVSSEGLLIAGMHLGELGFARIKRTSGGYGLLYENEG